In the genome of Leishmania panamensis strain MHOM/PA/94/PSC-1 chromosome 17 sequence, one region contains:
- the META1 gene encoding META domain-containing protein, putative (TriTrypDB/GeneDB-style sysID: LpmP.17.0880) — protein MGIEDLHGRYTAKLMDGVPAPAGVTVEFSAGANSGAVRIHARVVNIMNGMLKVKENKLSGSLISTMMAGSDDLMAIEGIFLQGFMSGVTYTLREDGKLVLQLKSHTIEFVPA, from the coding sequence ATGGGCATTGAAGATTTACACGGTAGGTACACCGCCAAGCTCATGGATGGTGTGCCTGCACCGGCGGGCGTGACAGTTGAGTTCAGTGCCGGCGCGAATAGCGGCGCCGTTCGCATTCACGCGCGAGTGGTGAACATCATGAACGGCATGTTGAAGGTCAAGGAGAACAAGCTCTCTGGTTCCCTCATCTCAACGATGATGGCGGGCAGCGATGACTTGATGGCTATTGAAGGCATCTTCCTCCAGGGATTCATGAGCGGCGTGACATACACGTTGCGGGAGGATGGCAAgttggtgctgcagctcaaGTCACACACGATCGAGTTTGTGCCTGCATAG
- the META2 gene encoding META domain-containing protein, putative (TriTrypDB/GeneDB-style sysID: LpmP.17.0860) yields MSTADDICGTYTLSHCDGRIASTKATLTIHRCGDTLTAHVTVVNDLRGTVQYENGHIVGSLHSTGNVTGPAQESVEQMLSKGFADGFDIVIELNRLLLKNTNSSFAFVCSSKLSDLNGEHAIIAINGQPPNQEMIMRFIPDGNGGCFVTANVANSLRGSCQLDAGLLRGELATTQVEADESLMRVEKLISEGFQKGFHICNNESGILLQSSEGTIQLCRILSQINLEGVYVLKSFNGGAVPTRNQPIVTFRPGNANEVDISISVANRIRGTAALNQNVLSSEEPLMSTRMMGTEEESKLESAFNVGFQYGLECISSGNELTLKNQDCKFVLVKAAIPEAQHGGSSYKGTYCSKCFKTEGNGLLFRLVNDHEKKWAFYNDTQDFRIHVRATFGARSNIEALDNASMYQNDDGRYIVEVTVNPQSTEMFIEGDVNGFRAHYDAEPI; encoded by the coding sequence ATGTCCACCGCCGACGACATCTGCGGTACATATACTCTTTCCCATTGCGATGGGAGGATTGCATCTACAAAAGCGACTCTGACTATTCACCGCTGCGGGGACACACTGACAGCGCATGTCACTGTTGTGAATGATCTGCGCGGAACGGTACAATATGAAAATGGCCATATTGTCGGCTCTCTGCATTCCACGGGCAACGTGACCGGTCCCGCTCAGGAGTCGGTGGAGCAGATGCTGAGCAAGGGATTTGCTGACGGATTTGATATTGTGATTGAGCTTAACAGACTTCTTCTCAAAAACACCAACAGCTCTTTTGCTTTTGTGTGCTCATCGAAGCTTTCGGATCTGAACGGCGAGCACGCTATCATTGCGATCAACGGCCAGCCGCCGAATCAGGAGATGATAATGCGCTTCATTCCCGACGGCAATGGTGGATGCTTTGTCACTGCGAATGTTGCAAACTCcctgcgcggcagctgccaGCTTGACGCAGGTCTTCTGCGAGGTGAACTTGCAACCACTCAGGTCGAGGCGGACGAAAGCCTGATGCGCGTGGAGAAGCTGATCAGCGAAGGATTTCAAAAGGGTTTCCATATTTGCAATAACGAGTCAGGGATTCTGCTCCAGTCTTCGGAGGGCACCATCCAGCTATGCCGGATTCTTAGCCAGATCAACCTCGAGGGTGTCTATGTGTTGAAGTCGTTCAACGGTGGCGCTGTCCCCACGCGCAACCAGCCGATTGTCACTTTCAGACCTGGAAACGCAAACGAGGTGGACATCTCTATCAGTGTGGCTAATCGTATtcgtggcactgctgctctgaATCAGAATGTTTTGTCGTCTGAAGAGCCTCTCATGTCTACTCGAATGATGGGGACTGAGGAGGAGTCTAAGCTGGAGAGCGCTTTCAACGTTGGCTTTCAGTACGGCCTTGAGTGCATCTCCAGTGGCAACGAGCTGACGTTGAAGAACCAGGATTGTAAGTTTGTTCTGGTGAAAGCAGCGATTCCAGAGGCCCAACACGGCGGCTCAAGCTACAAGGGAACGTACTGCAGCAAGTGCTTCAAGACCGAAGGTAACGGTTTGTTGTTCCGCCTTGTCAACGATCACGAGAAGAAGTGGGCGTTTTATAACGACACACAAGATTTCCGCATTCACGTGCGCGCCACGTTTGGTGCCCGCTCCAATATCGAGGCTCTAGACAACGCCAGCATGTACCAGAACGACGACGGCCGCTACATTGTCGAAGTCACCGTGAATCCTCAATCCACAGAGATGTTTATTGAGGGCGATGTGAACGGTTTCAGAGCACACTACGACGCTGAGCCTATTTAG
- a CDS encoding hypothetical protein (TriTrypDB/GeneDB-style sysID: LpmP.17.0870), which produces MATPRCKKDGGAPSSGTNGAVEVFVAETSDIRDLLYKYRAEEELLRSDLRSFVHREIDEQATFSHLRASVNQSELSSLRDPRFIEYIARFQAEEKAVAPSAVSTGDPMTTACTVSVGATGARANCQWWAPRMKEKGSPWLRCWTPDAALPLAAFKSLSDVWKGWRRVSPAYDAAFNRMLEEVYSTAPSSCTDSVRYCCFGNGTLCVFPIEEDMAMMDGFEVRVTQMPQSSSEPVPNAPSLLSVDNAGYVVAAALDHYFTELTSAVAMTCDDLRTKVVALLHKKKPDSADVHATVADHFRLTGDAWDTLTFVRPGRLQHTVMVRGFFFKGRLALVEQLGAEVDVVPLFFADEKGSDMLEEGRRRVQRLFSQTLATLYSELGQACNGVEMLGEAALPPNAALTAAVMVPSSERDVVSGVLLDVRPVTPQLSFDRRVTWMDVCAVGRQRSGATRGAHEPLDAAGVSRGRSDEEDSVLFRLTHLPVASLQAYDSVSRRVFPLLNRQLTADQRHKHEMTEEGVEVPVRGVLDISSATAMTLPICVGAVACVVVALCVARWVRRF; this is translated from the coding sequence ATGGCAACACCGCGTTGCAAGAAGGATGGCGGGGCACCCTCTTCAGGCACGAATGGAGCAGTGGAAGTGTTTGTTGCAGAGACTAGTGATATTCGCGATCTTCTTTACAAGTACCGTGCTGAAGAAGAACTCTTGAGGAGCGACTTGCGCAGCTTTGTGCATCGTGAGATCGATGAGCAGGCGACATTTTCTCATTTGCGTGCTTCTGTTAACCAAAGCGAGCTGTCTTCTCTACGTGATCCCAGATTTATCGAGTATATAGCGCGGTTTCAAGCGGAAGAAAAGGCTGTAGCCCCATCTGCCGTATCGACTGGTGACCCGATGACCACTGCCTGCACTGTGAGTGTAGGAGCGACGGGCGCTCGTGCCAACTGCCAGTGGTGGGCGCCACGTATGAAAGAAAAGGGCTCGCCATGGCTTCGTTGCTGGACGCCCGACGCAGCGTTGCCCTTGGCAGCCTTCAAGAGCCTGTCGGACGTGTGGAAGGGATGGAGGCGTGTAAGTCCTGCATACGATGCGGCGTTTAACAGGATGCTCGAGGAAGTGTATTCCACAGCGCCGTCTTCTTGTACCGATAGCGTGAGGTACTGCTGCTTCGGGAACGGGACTCTCTGCGTTTTTCCCATTGAGGAAGACATGGCGATGATGGATGGCTTCGAAGTAAGGGTAACGCAGATGCCCCAATCCTCCTCTGAACCCGTTCCCAATGCACCTTCTCTGTTGAGCGTGGACAACGCAGGCTAcgtggttgctgctgcgcttgaTCACTATTTTACTGAGTTGACCAGCGCTGTTGCGATGACGTGTGACGATCTTCGTACAAAAGTCGTTGCACTGCTGCACAAAAAGAAGCCAGACAGTGCCGACGTCCACGCCACAGTAGCGGACCATTTTCGACTCACTGGTGATGCCTGGGACACACTGACCTTCGTTCGCCCAGGTAGACTCCAGCACACAGTAATGGTGCGCGGCTTCTTCTTCAAAGGCCGGCTTGCCTTGGTCGAGCAGCTCGGCGCAGAGGTGGATGTCgtgccgctcttctttgcAGACGAGAAAGGCTCTGACATGCTTGAGGAGGGTAGGCGGCGCGTTCAGCGCCTTTTCTCACAGACACTGGCTACCCTCTACAGTGAGCTTGGGCAAGCCTGCAATGGCGTTGAGATGCTAGGTGAAGCAGCTCTTCCACCAAACGCGGcactcactgctgctgtgatggTACCCTCCTCTGAGCGCGACGTGGTCAGTGGTGTGCTGCTAGACGTACGCCCAGTGACTCCTCAGTTGTCGTTTGATCGCCGTGTCACCTGGATGGACGTGTGCGCCGTCGGTCGGCAGCGTTCTGGTGCTACACGAGGGGCTCACGAGCCACTTGACGCTGCCGGCGTCTCACGCGGCAGAAGCGATGAAGAGGACAGTGTTCTCTTCCGCCTCACCCATCTACCtgtggcgtcgctgcaggcgtACGATAGTGTAAGCCGTCGCGTCTTTCCACTGCTTAACCGACAGCTCACTGCTGACCAGCGGCACAAGCACGAAATGACAGAAGAGGGTGTAGAAGTCCCAGTGAGAGGTGTGCTTGACATCTCTTCAGCTACTGCGATGACTTTACCCATCTGTGTTGGGGCTGTAGCGTGTGTAGTTGTGGCACTTTGCGTGGCTCGTTGGGTTCGTCGCTTCtag
- a CDS encoding hypothetical protein (TriTrypDB/GeneDB-style sysID: LpmP.17.0840): MGRGFGRGAKSVAIVTHAQTNHAGKKTPKGLRGTRQRKRQRFLSRNSEQAELENSLGLTKAGKHTQKNLAQEIASIQFAHIVNKREKGLKHLRKQIMGAVKDVRRRYTDKARSRQSKK; the protein is encoded by the coding sequence ATGGGTCGAGGTTTCGGACGCGGAGCCAAGAGTGTTGCAATTGTTACACACGCTCAGACTAACCATGCTGGCAAAAAAACCCCAAAAGGCCTCCGCGGTACCCGTCAACGCAAGCGCCAGAGGTTCCTTAGCCGCAACAGCGAGCAGGCAGAGCTGGAAAACTCTCTAGGGCTCACAAAGGCAGGaaaacacacgcagaagAATCTTGCACAGGAGATTGCTTCGATTCAGTTTGCACATATAGTTAATAAGCGCGAGAAGGGCCTTAAGCACCTCCGCAAGCAGATTATGGGTGCTGTGAAGGATGTTCGACGACGCTACACTGACAAAGCTCGCAGCAGACAGAGCAAAAAGTAG
- a CDS encoding hypothetical protein (TriTrypDB/GeneDB-style sysID: LpmP.17.0830), producing MRRRAVTEVKEAPPASPRRSGKTNFFEVTKPPSNSSEKQCNDAASTSYFEERNVNSKFDVPGRASCENQSDSKREASNSFLRKLSKMESDSRLPSFPTYNAAAEGRRKRIETKIKEERSKMLIFRDVGMDLDKPILSRDVFLVLKYFRYGMDFAIDNELERMLRYFNEHATNELKIIQDSKLMRGPPFLSRKRRHVSRQKNPTTSLMKPTPAVGGSAEGDVAEQEGSTVASHQQALQFQISSVFPHIRCAHTRQFCSPNAFSAAAASKLATLLSLSNSSSSFASYFPPMTGHEARGSCSKSYNAKDSGLFTTITPSMFRRPAVVILSQLGQKFGSQADIDWRRLAYSTTCPGLLPYIPLPAEEVGTAKSGTTNSQSRYGISRSDILGKDGSSVRAASSPRSMPIDVISLRSADVYKYGWVQRLYVNRFAKSLSPATPSEPGEQPSVDEIKNALLASSTFVGSQLLEPFYATLGLRNYLLPHVMLVDHEGIVRWLSGGLPDADEKAVFPSLLRQLELEYLKAPK from the coding sequence ATGCGAAGGCGGGCTGTTACAGAGGTGAAGGAAGCACCACCAGCATCGCCCCGCCGCTCTGGCAAAACCAACTTCTTTGAGGTGACGAAGCCGCCAAGTAACAGTTCTGAAAAGCAGTGCAATGATGCTGCAAGCACCAGCTATTTTGAAGAAAGGAATGTGAACTCGAAATTCGATGTGCCAGGTCGGGCGAGCTGTGAGAACCAAAGCGACTCAAAAAGGGAGGCCTCTAACTCCTTTCTTCGGAAGCTATCCAAGATGGAGTCCGACTCACGCCTGCCATCGTTTCCAACCTATAatgcggctgctgaaggaAGGCGCAAAAGGATCGAGACCAAAATCAAAGAAGAGCGCTCAAAGATGCTGATCTTTCGCGATGTTGGGATGGATCTGGATAAGCCAATTCTGTCTCGCGATGTCTTTCTGGTGCTCAAGTATTTCCGCTATGGAATGGATTTCGCTATAGACAATGAGCTTGAGCGGATGTTGCGCTACTTCAACGAGCACGCCACGAACGAGCTCAAGATCATTCAAGACAGCAAGCTGATGCGCGGCCCGCCGTTTCTGTCACGCAAGCGACGCCATGTGTCACGACAAAAAAACCCAACGACGTCGTTAATGAAGCCTACACCTGCTGTCGGGGGGTCTGCGGAAGGCGATGTCGCGGAGCAGGAGGGTTCGACGGTAGCGTCGCATCAGCAGGCCCTGCAGTTCCAGATCAGCTCCGTATTTCCTCATATTCGTTGCGCACATACGCGCCAGTTCTGCTCTCCCAACGCTTTCAGtgcggccgccgcgtcgaAGCTAGCCACGCTTCTATCTCTGAGCAACAGCTCATCGTCTTTTGCCTCGTATTTCCCACCCATGACGGGGCACGAGGCGAGGGGTAGCTGCAGTAAATCGTACAACGCGAAGGACAGTGGCTTGTTCACTACGATAACTCCTTCCATGTTTCGTCGGCCAGCGGTAGTCATTCTGTCCCAACTCGGGCAAAAGTTCGGCTCTCAGGCCGACATAGATTGGCGCCGACTTGCCTACAGCACGACCTGTCCAGGACTCCTGCCGTATATTCCCCTCCCAGCCGAAGAAGTGGGGACAGCAAAGAGTGGCACCACAAACTCGCAGTCACGCTACGGCATCTCCAGATCGGACATTCTAGGAAAGGACGGCAGCAGTGTCCGTGCCGCCTCATCACCGCGGTCGATGCCGATCGATGTGATTTCGCTTCGTAGTGCTGACGTCTACAAGTACGGCTGGGTGCAACGTCTGTACGTAAACCGATTCGCCAAATCGCTTTCCCCAGCAACACCTTCTGAACCTGGCGAGCAGCCCTCTGTCGACGAGATCAAGAATGCCCTGTTAGCCTCCTCTACGTTTGTTGGCAGCCAGTTACTGGAACCGTTCTACGCTACACTAGGCTTGCGCAATTATCTTCTGCCGCATGTAATGCTGGTAGACCATGAAGGCATCGTCCGCTGGCTCAGCGGTGGTCTCCCTGATGCAGACGAGAAGGCTGTGTTCCCTTCGCTTTTACGGCAGCTGGAGTTGGAGTATCTCAAGGCACCCAAGTAG
- a CDS encoding hypothetical protein (TriTrypDB/GeneDB-style sysID: LpmP.17.0820), with the protein MSLAHKIFATLKASGDSALPSPTASTAGQSGTAATTSASPSGSWNERFYHIAVQGCCHGELDRIYNSCSEHERQTGKRIDVLLCCGDFQAVRTTGDLDSMAVPDKYKVLGDFHKYYADVSDASAVHKAQTAAPYLTIFVGGNHENSDLLAQESYGGFVAPNVFYLGHSSVVTIDDCLTIAGLSGIFKEPDYDRPYPPRPYAVNPMAKKSAYHVRRIEVEKLHAYLRATQELRSSSSIETTKVTPAASPAALPPMVDLFLSHDWPVGITSYGDEAQLLRFKPYFKDDICRHALGNPHTMRLLQEAKAPYWFAAHLHCYFEATVAHPSPSATETMAAAAAAASTRFVALDKCAKGHGFLTFIDIPRVRQGCSSTSVASACSELAVLPLGGQRHSTATVLGASRIRRDPVWLEVLRVSHQFVAANRTVDAGLGGGGFDVEKAVKEVVASFRSATRPSAAALLAPTTKMLLAALQLSPALPFQQMAPAATSPEYPLRRTDGRRPISTAWCDGTAWQNRDSVRGFGDALQPHHPRARTEVMSTSSVSIAAPVSSTPLWYTADTQPSQHPPTSALSLFEDVEPTSNTSALSSTPGMTAAHVSTSSACTEGGGGTPPPAPAATTLSWFEDTTQRQQQQ; encoded by the coding sequence aTGTCGCTAGCGCACAAAATCTTCGCCACGCTGAAGGCAAGTGGGGACAGCGCCTTGCCCAGTCCTACAGCATCCACTGCAGGTCAGTCAGGCACAGCTGCGACCACGTCAGCGTCTCCATCAGGCTCGTGGAATGAGCGCTTCTACCATATTGCTGTGCAGGGGTGCTGTCACGGAGAGCTCGACCGCATCTACAACTCCTGCAGCGAGCACGAGCGGCAGACCGGCAAGCGAATCGACGTGCTGCTCTGTTGCGGTGATTTCCAGGCCGTGCGGACGACCGGGGACCTAGACAGCATGGCAGTGCCAGACAAGTACAAAGTACTTGGCGACTTCCACAAATACTACGCCGACGTTTCCGACGCGTCCGCCGTACACAAGGCGcaaacagcggcgccgtACCTGACCATCTTTGTAGGCGGTAACCACGAGAACTCTGACCTCCTGGCGCAGGAGAGCTATGGCGGCTTCGTGGCGCCTAACGTCTTCTACCTAGGCCATTCCTCTGTTGTCACCATCGACGACTGTCTCACCATCGCAGGACTCAGCGGCATCTTCAAGGAACCAGACTACGACCGCCCGTATCCACCCCGGCCGTACGCTGTGAATCCAATGGCTAAAAAATCCGCCTATCATGTGCGGCGGATCGAAGTCGAAAAACTGCACGCCTACCTGCGTGCCACCCAGGaactgcgcagcagcagcagcattgAGACGACCAAGGTAACCCCAGCcgcatctcctgcagcgttGCCACCGATGGTcgacctctttctctcccacgACTGGCCTGTGGGCATCACCAGCTACGGCGAcgaggcacagctgctgcgcttcaaGCCATACTTCAAGGATGACATCTGCCGCCACGCCTTGGGCAACCCGCACACTatgcgcctgctgcaggaggcgaaGGCACCCTATTGGTTTGCCGCACACCTTCATTGCTACTTCGAAGCCACCGTTGCACACCCAAGCCCGAGTGCGACGGAgacgatggcagcggcggcagcagcagcgtccaCAAGGTTTGTGGCCCTGGATAAGTGTGCGAAGGGACACGGGTTTCTCACTTTCATCGATATCCCACGTGTGCGTCAAGGCTGCTCTAGTACGTCGGTCGCATCTGCATGCAGCGAGTTAGCCGTATTGCCGTTGGGAGGCCAGCGACACAGTACAGCTACTGTACTGGGTGCCTCACGTATTCGCCGAGACCCGGTGTGGCTAGAGGTGCTTCGTGTCTCTCATCAATTTGTTGCAGCGAACCGTACTGTCGATGCAGGACTTGGGGGCGGCGGCTTCGATGTGGAGAAGGCAGTGAAGGAAGTTGTTGCAAGTTTCCGGAGCGCTACAAGgccgtctgctgccgctcttctcgcGCCGACGACAAAGATGCTGCTGGCAGCGCTACAACTTTCCCCAGCACTTCCCTTTCAGCAGATGGCGCCTGCAGCCACGTCGCCTGAGTATCCCTTGAGAAGGACTGATGGGAGGAGGCCCATATCGACGGCTTGGTGCGACGGCACCGCTTGGCAGAATCGAGACAGCGTCCGAGGTTTTGGTGATGCTCTTCAGCCACACcacccacgcgcgcgcaccgaGGTGATGAGTACGTCTTCTGTCTCCATTGCGGCACCTGTGTCAAGCACTCCGCTGTGGTATactgcagacacacagccCTCGCAGCACCCGCCAACGAGCGCGCTGAGCCTCTTCGAGGATGTGGAACCGACAAGCAACACATCAGCTCTCTCTTCGACACCGGGTATGACAGCTGCTCATGTCTCGACTTCGTCTGCTTGCActgaaggaggcggtggcacaccgccgccggcaccggcagcaacgacgctGAGTTGGTTCGAAGACAcaacgcagcgccagcagcagcaatga
- a CDS encoding hypothetical protein (TriTrypDB/GeneDB-style sysID: LpmP.17.0850): MSFTTKFAMWWGSVTTKTENLFNKEKQRLVAHEYYDNPNPKSARPKSMHSIRGSMRAAGSTRSFQSADDTEKRSKSSHQQQERKYEGTVEQVSGYSNSQYSGAQQGQYMQDPQYMHQQQYQGYPNQGYNQAY; this comes from the coding sequence ATGTCCTTCACTACCAAGTTCGCGATGTGGTGGGGGAGTGTTACCACCAAGACCGAAAACCTCTTCAACAAGGAAAAGCAACGCCTGGTCGCCCACGAGTACTATGACAACCCCAACCCAAAGTCCGCTCGACCGAAGAGCATGCACTCAATCCGCGGTAGCATGCGAGCAGCGGGAAGCACCCGCAGCTTCCAAAGCGCTGATGACACTGAGAAGCGCTCTAAGTCGTCTCATCAGCAGCAAGAAAGGAAGTACGAGGGTACCGTAGAGCAGGTCTCAGGATACAGTAACTCGCAATAcagcggcgcgcagcagGGCCAGTACATGCAAGACCCGCAGTATATGCACCAACAGCAGTATCAGGGCTATCCAAATCAAGGCTATAACCAAGCCTACTAG